Proteins from one Mesoplodon densirostris isolate mMesDen1 chromosome 1, mMesDen1 primary haplotype, whole genome shotgun sequence genomic window:
- the LOC132494504 gene encoding LOW QUALITY PROTEIN: A-kinase anchor protein 10, mitochondrial-like (The sequence of the model RefSeq protein was modified relative to this genomic sequence to represent the inferred CDS: inserted 2 bases in 1 codon; deleted 2 bases in 1 codon; substituted 1 base at 1 genomic stop codon) — MRGAGPSLCQSPRALRPDPGPAMSFFRRKVKGKEQEKTSDVKSVKASISVHSPQKSTKNPALLEAAGPSHVAINAISANMDSFSSSRTATLNKQPSNMEAAHFGDLGRSCLDYQTQETKSSLSKTLEQVLHDAVVLPYFIQFMELRRMEHLVKFWLEAESFHSTTWSRIRAHSLNTVKQSSLAEPVSPSKKHETTAAFVTDSLDKRPEDTSSAQLEGIDLNNRTSNAQNHLLLSQECDSAHSLRLETARTGAHXGSVETQESSRLIVASRNSPSSLLKELSGKLMKSIEQDAVNTFTKYISPDAAKPIPITEAMRNDIVAKICGEDGQVDPNCFVSAQSIVFSAMEHEHFSEFLRSHHFCKYQIEVLTSGTVYLADILFCESVLFYFSEYMEKEDAVNILQFWLAADNFQSQLAAKKGQYDGQEAQNDTMILYDKYFSLQATHPLGFDDVVQLEIESNICREGGPLPNCFTTPLRQAWTTMEKVFLPGFLSSNLYYKYLNDLIHSVRGDEFLGGGVLLTALGSASPTEDSHPGVADSSAMQSSVKKASVKILKNFDEAIIVDAASLDPESLYQWTYAGKTTFGRVSDLGQFIRESEPEPDVKKSKGSMFSQAMKKWVQGNTDEAQEELAWKITKMIVSXMQQAQCDQPLEKSTKL, encoded by the exons ATGAGGGGAGCCGGGCCCTCTCTGTGCCAGTCCCCCCGCGCCCTCCGCCCCGACCCGGGCCCTGCCATGTCCTTCTTCCGGCGGAAAGTGAAAGGCAAAGAGCAGGAGAAGACCTCAGATGTCAAGTCAGTTAAAGCTTCAATATCCGTACATTCCCCACAAAAAAGCACTAAAAATCCTGCCTTGCTGGAGGCTGCAGGACCAAGTCATGTTGCAATCAATGCCATTTCTGCCAACATGGACTCCTTTTCAAGTAGTAGGACGGCAACACTTAATAAGCAGCCCAGCAACATGGAGGCTGCTCATTTTGGTGACCTGGGCAGATCTTGTCTGGACTACCAGACTCAAGAGACCAAATCAAGTCTTTCAAAGACCCTTGAACAAGTCTTGCATGACGCTGTTGTCCTCCCTTATTTCATTCAATTCATGGAACTTCGGAGAATGGAGCATTTGGTTAAGTTTTGGTTAGAGGCTGAAAGTTTTCACTCTACAACTTGGTCCCGAATAAGAGCACACAGTCTGAACACGGTGAAGCAGAGCTCACTGGCTGAACCTGTCTCTCCTTCTAAAAAGCACGAAACTACAGCAGCTTTTGTAACCGACTCTCTTGACAAGAGACCGGAGGATACTAGCTCAGCCCAGTTGGAAGGAATTGACCTGAATAATAGAACTAGCAACGCTCAGAATCACTTGCTGCTTTCCCAGGAATGTGACAGTGCCCATTCTCTCCGCCTGGAAACGGCCAGGACTGGAGCTCATTGAGGTTCCGTGGAAACCCAGGAATCCTCCAGACTTATAGTAGCCAGTAGAAATAGTCCCTCTTCTCTACTAAAGGAATTATCAGGAAAATTAATGAAAAGTATAGAACAAGATGCAGTAAATACTTTTACCAAATATATATCTCCAGATGCTGCTAAACCAATACCAATTACAGAAGCCATGAGAAATGACATCGTAGCAAAGATTTGTGGAGAAGATGGGCAGGTGGATCCCAACTGTTTTGTCTCAGCACAGTCCATAGTCTTCAGCGCAATGGAGCACGAGCACTTTAGTGAGTTTCTACGAAGTCACCATTTCTGTAAATACCAGATTGAAGTGCTGACCAGTGGAACTGTTTACCTGGCTGACATTCTCTTCTGTGAGTCAgtc cttttttatttctctgagtaCATGGAGAAAGAGGACGCAGTGAATATCCTACAGTTCTGGTTGGCAGCAGACAACTTCCAGTCTCAGCTTGCTGCCAAAAAGGGCCAGTATGATGGACAGGAGGCACAGAACGACACCATGATTTTATATGACAAGTACTTCTCCCTCCAGGCCACACATCCTCTTGGATTCGATGATGTTGTACAACTGGAAATTGAATCCAACATCTGCAGGGAAGGTGGACCACTCCCTAACTGTTTCACCACTCCATTACGTCAGGCCTGGACAACCATGGAGAAGGTATTTTTGCCTGGCTTTTTGTCCAGCAacctttattataaatatttgaatgatcTCATCCATTCGGTTCGTGGAGATGAGTTCCTGGGAGGAGGTGTCTTGCTGACGGCTCTGGGCTCTGCTAGCCCCACTGAGGACTCCCACCCCGGGGTGGCCGACAGCTCTGCCATGCAGTCTAGTGTGAAAAAAGCCAGtgttaaaattctgaaaaattttgATGAAGCGATAATTGTGGATGCTGCAAGTCTGGATCCAGAATCTTTGTATCAATGGACGTATGCAGGGAAGACGACATTTGGAAGAGTTAGTGACTTGGGGCAGTTCATCCGAGAATCTGAGCCTGAACCTGATGTAAAGAAATCGAAAGGATCCATGTTCTCTCAAGCTATGAAGAAATGGGTGCAAGGAAATACTGATGAGGCCCAGGAAGAGCTAGCTTGGAAGATCACTAAAATGATAGTCAG TATGCAGCAGGCACAGTGCGATCAGCCGCTAGAGAAGTCCACAAAGCTATGA
- the BBS12 gene encoding Bardet-Biedl syndrome 12 protein isoform X2 produces the protein MVMACRVINKRRHMGLQQLSSFAETGRTFLGPVKSSKFIIDEECHESVLISSTVRLLESLDLTSAVGQLLSEAVQAQNNTYRTGTSTLLFLVGAWSSAAEECLHLGVPISLIVSVMSEGLNSCIEEVVSLQVPIHNVFDCMVNTKTFSGPETFSVSVYPFLQIPSGTGLIQKECDLKDVASQSLAIYSLSGRPVKSPQLFRSQAKVEADENTSQTPQTLKNSLLADTRCRKSVLTHSRHFSRTGNQWISKPDGVLEQLSAATPKIYRCDDLVELEVGLSHGGHSSMKLVDEAVRLQYQNAGYITVVSISSTALIKELQNQPIRVVLVEGDLTENYRHLGFNKSASIKTVSESMKVQQDGSEELWTDHVLQVLIKFNVNLVLAQGNVSERLIEKCTDSKRLVIGSVNGNVMQAFAEASGAVQVAYMTQVNENCVGSGVCVTIWRSIPFDAADRINRTAIILKTEGINLVTVVLTSPVTAQMQTKEDTFWTCAYRLYHALKEQKVFLGGGAVEFLCLSHLQILVEQSVNKGNQGCSGWLHNTSSWLASSVTQYRPTVLKCLANGWHRYLSTLLYNTASYSSEFEAGTFIQHHLQNATDSGSPSSYVWNEYSKLNGGILNSDISDKLEQIPRVYDVVTPKIEAWRRALDLVLLVLQTDSEIITGLEQMQINSQESEGFLFL, from the exons ATGGTGATGGCTTGCAGGGTCATAAACAAAAGAAGGCACATGGGACTTCAACAGCTTTCATCGTTTGCAGAAACAGGAAGAACTTTCCTAGGCCCAGTAAAATCATCCAAATTTATTATAGATGAAGAGTGTCATGAAAGTGTGTTAATCAGTTCAACAGTAAGGCTTCTTGAAAGTTTGGATTTAACCAGCGCAGTGGGACAACTTCTCAGTGAAGCAGTTCAAGCACAAAATAACACATACAGAACTGGAACCAGtactcttttgtttcttgttGGTGCGTGGAGCAGTGCTGCTGAAGAATGTCTTCATTTGGGTGTCCCCATTTCATTAATAGTGTCTGTAATGTCAGAAGGCTTGAATTCATGCATTGAAGAGGTAGTTTCCCTTCAAGTGCCTATCCACAATGTATTTGACTGTATGGTTAACACAAAGACATTTTCTGGACCTGAAACATTTAGTGTCAGCGTATAcccttttctccaaatccctTCAGGTACTGGTTTGATACAGAAAGAGTGTGATCTCAAGGATGTTGCCTCTCAGTCCTTGGCCATTTACAGTCTTTCTGGGAGACCTGTTAAATCACCTCAGCTCTTTAGGTCTCAGGCTAAGGTTGAAGCAGATGAAAACACATCACAAACTCCTCAAACTCTGAAAAACAGTCTGCTTGCAGACACCCGCTGCAGAAAGTCAGTACTAACCCACAGTAGACATTTTAGTAGGACAGGTAATCAATGGATAAGCAAGCCAGATGGAGTTCTAGAACAACTTAGTGCAGCTACTCCCAAGATTTATAGATGTGATGATTTGGTGGAGTTGGAGGTGGGTTTGAGTCACGGAGGTCACAGCAGCATGAAGTTAGTAGACGAAGCAGTACGGCTACAATATCAGAACGCAG GATATATCACTGTTGTATCAATATCTAGTACTGCTCTGATCAAGGAATTGCAGAATCAGCCTATTCGGGTAGTTCTTGTTGAAGGGGATCTCACAGAGAATTATCGCCATCTGGGATTTAATAAGTCTGCAAGTATTAAAACAGTATCAGAAAGCATGAAGGTTCAGCAAGATGGCTCAGAAGAACTGTGGACAGATCATGTGTTACAGGTATTAATCAAGTTCAATGTGAACCTTGTCCTGGCACAAGGAAATGTGTCTGAACGCTTAATCGAAAAATGCACAGACAGCAAGAGGTTGGTAATTGGATCAGTGAATGGCAATGTAATGCAGGCTTTTGCAGAGGCTTCAGGAGCAGTGCAGGTGGCCTACATGACACAAGTGAATGAAAACTGTGTGGGCAGTGGGGTCTGTGTGACCATCTGGAGAAGCATTCCCTTCGATGCTGCAGATCGGATCAACAGAACGGcaatcattttaaaaacagaaggaatTAATTTGGTTACAGTAGTGCTGACTAGTCCAGTCACTGCCCAGATGCAAACCAAAGAAGATACCTTCTGGACTTGTGCCTATCGTCTGTATCATGCTCTAAAAGAGCAGAAGGTCTTCCTTGGAGGTGGCGCAGTTGAATTTTTGTGTCTTAGCCATCTTCAGATTCTTGTGGAGCAGTCTGTGAATAAAGGAAACCAAGGCTGTTCAGGATGGCTTCATAATACTTCCTCTTGGCTGGCCTCATCTGTGACACAGTACAGACCGACTGTGCTAAAATGCCTGGCCAATGGATGGCACAGGTACCTTTCAACTCTCCTGTATAACACTGCCAGTTACTCATCAGAATTTGAAGCTGGCACATTCATTCAACATCATCTACAAAATGCTACAGACTCTGGCTCTCCTTCATCTTACGTCTGGAATGAATATAGTAAACTAAATGGTGGGATTTTAAATTCAGACATTTCAGATAAACTGGAACAGATTCCAAGAGTTTATGATGTTGTTACACCAAAGATTGAGGCATGGCGCCGAGCTTTGGATTTAGTACTGTTAGTTCTTCAGACAGACAGTGAAATTATCACTGGACTTGAACAAATGCAGATAAATTCGCAGGAATCAGagggctttttatttttgtag
- the BBS12 gene encoding Bardet-Biedl syndrome 12 protein isoform X1, translating to MVMACRVINKRRHMGLQQLSSFAETGRTFLGPVKSSKFIIDEECHESVLISSTVRLLESLDLTSAVGQLLSEAVQAQNNTYRTGTSTLLFLVGAWSSAAEECLHLGVPISLIVSVMSEGLNSCIEEVVSLQVPIHNVFDCMVNTKTFSGPETFSVSVYPFLQIPSGTGLIQKECDLKDVASQSLAIYSLSGRPVKSPQLFRSQAKVEADENTSQTPQTLKNSLLADTRCRKSVLTHSRHFSRTGNQWISKPDGVLEQLSAATPKIYRCDDLVELEVGLSHGGHSSMKLVDEAVRLQYQNAGMQQGSCSMPFLFDISRIFTCCLPGLPETFSCVCPGYITVVSISSTALIKELQNQPIRVVLVEGDLTENYRHLGFNKSASIKTVSESMKVQQDGSEELWTDHVLQVLIKFNVNLVLAQGNVSERLIEKCTDSKRLVIGSVNGNVMQAFAEASGAVQVAYMTQVNENCVGSGVCVTIWRSIPFDAADRINRTAIILKTEGINLVTVVLTSPVTAQMQTKEDTFWTCAYRLYHALKEQKVFLGGGAVEFLCLSHLQILVEQSVNKGNQGCSGWLHNTSSWLASSVTQYRPTVLKCLANGWHRYLSTLLYNTASYSSEFEAGTFIQHHLQNATDSGSPSSYVWNEYSKLNGGILNSDISDKLEQIPRVYDVVTPKIEAWRRALDLVLLVLQTDSEIITGLEQMQINSQESEGFLFL from the coding sequence ATGGTGATGGCTTGCAGGGTCATAAACAAAAGAAGGCACATGGGACTTCAACAGCTTTCATCGTTTGCAGAAACAGGAAGAACTTTCCTAGGCCCAGTAAAATCATCCAAATTTATTATAGATGAAGAGTGTCATGAAAGTGTGTTAATCAGTTCAACAGTAAGGCTTCTTGAAAGTTTGGATTTAACCAGCGCAGTGGGACAACTTCTCAGTGAAGCAGTTCAAGCACAAAATAACACATACAGAACTGGAACCAGtactcttttgtttcttgttGGTGCGTGGAGCAGTGCTGCTGAAGAATGTCTTCATTTGGGTGTCCCCATTTCATTAATAGTGTCTGTAATGTCAGAAGGCTTGAATTCATGCATTGAAGAGGTAGTTTCCCTTCAAGTGCCTATCCACAATGTATTTGACTGTATGGTTAACACAAAGACATTTTCTGGACCTGAAACATTTAGTGTCAGCGTATAcccttttctccaaatccctTCAGGTACTGGTTTGATACAGAAAGAGTGTGATCTCAAGGATGTTGCCTCTCAGTCCTTGGCCATTTACAGTCTTTCTGGGAGACCTGTTAAATCACCTCAGCTCTTTAGGTCTCAGGCTAAGGTTGAAGCAGATGAAAACACATCACAAACTCCTCAAACTCTGAAAAACAGTCTGCTTGCAGACACCCGCTGCAGAAAGTCAGTACTAACCCACAGTAGACATTTTAGTAGGACAGGTAATCAATGGATAAGCAAGCCAGATGGAGTTCTAGAACAACTTAGTGCAGCTACTCCCAAGATTTATAGATGTGATGATTTGGTGGAGTTGGAGGTGGGTTTGAGTCACGGAGGTCACAGCAGCATGAAGTTAGTAGACGAAGCAGTACGGCTACAATATCAGAACGCAGGTATGCAACAAGGCAGCTGTTCAATGCCATTTCTCTTTGACATTTCAAGAATCTTCACTTGCTGCTTACCGGGTTTACCTGAAACTTTCTCTTGTGTCTGTCCAGGATATATCACTGTTGTATCAATATCTAGTACTGCTCTGATCAAGGAATTGCAGAATCAGCCTATTCGGGTAGTTCTTGTTGAAGGGGATCTCACAGAGAATTATCGCCATCTGGGATTTAATAAGTCTGCAAGTATTAAAACAGTATCAGAAAGCATGAAGGTTCAGCAAGATGGCTCAGAAGAACTGTGGACAGATCATGTGTTACAGGTATTAATCAAGTTCAATGTGAACCTTGTCCTGGCACAAGGAAATGTGTCTGAACGCTTAATCGAAAAATGCACAGACAGCAAGAGGTTGGTAATTGGATCAGTGAATGGCAATGTAATGCAGGCTTTTGCAGAGGCTTCAGGAGCAGTGCAGGTGGCCTACATGACACAAGTGAATGAAAACTGTGTGGGCAGTGGGGTCTGTGTGACCATCTGGAGAAGCATTCCCTTCGATGCTGCAGATCGGATCAACAGAACGGcaatcattttaaaaacagaaggaatTAATTTGGTTACAGTAGTGCTGACTAGTCCAGTCACTGCCCAGATGCAAACCAAAGAAGATACCTTCTGGACTTGTGCCTATCGTCTGTATCATGCTCTAAAAGAGCAGAAGGTCTTCCTTGGAGGTGGCGCAGTTGAATTTTTGTGTCTTAGCCATCTTCAGATTCTTGTGGAGCAGTCTGTGAATAAAGGAAACCAAGGCTGTTCAGGATGGCTTCATAATACTTCCTCTTGGCTGGCCTCATCTGTGACACAGTACAGACCGACTGTGCTAAAATGCCTGGCCAATGGATGGCACAGGTACCTTTCAACTCTCCTGTATAACACTGCCAGTTACTCATCAGAATTTGAAGCTGGCACATTCATTCAACATCATCTACAAAATGCTACAGACTCTGGCTCTCCTTCATCTTACGTCTGGAATGAATATAGTAAACTAAATGGTGGGATTTTAAATTCAGACATTTCAGATAAACTGGAACAGATTCCAAGAGTTTATGATGTTGTTACACCAAAGATTGAGGCATGGCGCCGAGCTTTGGATTTAGTACTGTTAGTTCTTCAGACAGACAGTGAAATTATCACTGGACTTGAACAAATGCAGATAAATTCGCAGGAATCAGagggctttttatttttgtag
- the LOC132488322 gene encoding LOW QUALITY PROTEIN: centrin-4-like (The sequence of the model RefSeq protein was modified relative to this genomic sequence to represent the inferred CDS: inserted 3 bases in 2 codons) has translation MAGGATNSATGTVEVKCICSLGIKNLMLPQPVLRYASNCHTSSGQWKKRSAXKLNETQKQEIKEGFDLFNVDGSETRDVKELKLAMWALGFEPKKEEIKKXIAEIDKEGIGTIRFEDFLAIISVKMSEKNEKEEILKAFKLFDDDNTGSISLNNIKRVAKELGENLTDDELQEVLDEADHDGAGEINEEEFLRMMQKTTLY, from the exons ATGGCCGGGGGAGCTACGAACTCTGCCACTGGAACTGTTGAAGTCAAGTGTATCTGCAGTCTAGGGATCAAGAATCTGATGCTGCCACAACCAGTCTTAAGATAT GCATCCAACTGCCACACAAGTTCAGGCCAATGGAAGAAAAGATCAGC GAAATTGAATGAAACCCAAAagcaagaaattaaagagggCTTTGATTTATTCAATGTTGATGGGTCTGAAACCAGAGATGTGAAAGAATTGAAG CTTGCAATGTGGGCCTTAGGATTTGaaccaaagaaagaagaaattaaaa agatagctGAAATTGACAAAGAAGGAATTGGCACCATTCGTTTTGAAGATTTTTTGGCCATAATAAGTGTAAAAATG agtgaaaaaaatgaaaaagaagaaatattgaaGGCTTTCAAATTATTTGATGATGATAATACAGGAAGTATATCACTAAACAATATCAAGAGGGTTGCTAAGGAACTAGGGGAAAATTTGACAGATGATGAACTTCag GAAGTGCTTGACGAAGCTGATCATGATGGGGCTGGAGAAATAAATGAGGAAGAATTTTTGAGAATGATGCAAAAGACCACTCTTTATTAA